A genomic segment from Phormidium ambiguum IAM M-71 encodes:
- a CDS encoding ATP-binding protein yields the protein MISDPRFFVGRKAELDGITARMTSSPPVSVNVVGKSGIGRSSLLYHFFQTYEQRVQNPQRYVVAYFNLSSPLFHQEEGFYLTIARELYNLPKVRSQKVLTKPFHVKNFERHTFSVVLGEWKRQGVLPVLCLDEFEALFHHPKEYNDGFFDNLSFLLNSNMLMLVIASHRKLSYYQHRYKLTSNFFHLGDVIQLGNLTEEEAKELVSLPASLGGEAALTSEAQHIARQWGENHPLLLQLAASLLWEAHQQKLDLRWAKEKFIQKSRSIPRTGFKWNFWPFGN from the coding sequence ATGATTTCTGATCCACGATTTTTTGTGGGACGTAAAGCTGAATTGGATGGGATTACGGCAAGGATGACTAGTTCACCACCTGTTAGCGTTAATGTGGTGGGGAAAAGCGGAATTGGTAGGTCTTCGCTGTTGTATCACTTTTTTCAGACTTACGAACAAAGGGTACAAAATCCGCAACGTTATGTGGTGGCTTATTTTAATTTGTCAAGTCCGCTGTTTCATCAGGAAGAGGGGTTTTATTTGACGATCGCTCGAGAGTTGTATAATTTGCCGAAAGTGCGATCGCAAAAAGTATTAACTAAACCATTTCATGTCAAAAACTTTGAACGCCATACCTTTTCAGTGGTGTTGGGAGAGTGGAAAAGACAAGGGGTTTTACCTGTTCTTTGCTTAGATGAATTTGAAGCTTTGTTCCATCATCCAAAAGAATATAATGATGGATTTTTTGATAATTTGTCGTTTTTGCTGAATAGCAATATGTTAATGTTGGTGATAGCTTCCCACAGAAAATTAAGTTACTACCAACATCGTTACAAATTAACTTCTAACTTTTTCCATTTAGGTGATGTGATTCAGTTGGGAAACTTAACTGAAGAAGAAGCTAAGGAGTTAGTAAGTTTACCTGCAAGTTTGGGTGGTGAAGCAGCATTAACTTCTGAAGCACAACACATTGCTAGACAATGGGGTGAAAATCATCCTTTGTTATTACAATTAGCTGCTAGTTTACTGTGGGAAGCACATCAGCAAAAGTTAGATTTACGATGGGCTAAAGAGAAGTTTATCCAAAAATCTCGCAGTATACCGAGAACTGGATTTAAGTGGAATTTTTGGCCTTTTGGTAATTAA
- a CDS encoding SAM-dependent methyltransferase, with product MGLKLENVIPWGRSFDEYVKMFNLTPEELKLNILDCASGPASFNAEMTKQGYNVISCDPVYYFSAEEIKQRIQDTYLTVVNGLKANLDCYVWQDITSPDRLGEERMAAMEKFLLDFECGLKEGRYLPHGLPVLPFNNFQFDLALCSHFLFTYSEQLLEEFHLAAIREMCRVAKEVRIFPLLNISGEVSPVLENVMNKLEMQGYDLEVQQVLYEFQKGGNQLLKVCPPK from the coding sequence GTGGGTCTAAAACTAGAAAATGTCATTCCTTGGGGTCGCAGTTTTGATGAATATGTCAAGATGTTTAATCTCACACCAGAGGAGTTAAAGTTAAATATTTTAGATTGTGCTAGTGGCCCTGCTAGCTTTAACGCTGAAATGACTAAACAAGGATACAATGTAATATCTTGCGATCCTGTTTACTATTTTAGTGCAGAGGAAATTAAACAGCGAATTCAAGATACTTATTTAACAGTTGTTAATGGATTAAAAGCAAATTTAGATTGTTATGTGTGGCAGGATATTACTTCTCCCGATCGCTTAGGCGAAGAACGTATGGCAGCAATGGAAAAATTTTTGCTAGATTTTGAATGTGGTCTGAAAGAAGGAAGATATCTACCACATGGTTTACCAGTTTTACCTTTTAATAATTTTCAGTTTGATTTAGCTTTATGTTCACATTTCCTCTTTACTTATTCTGAGCAACTTTTAGAAGAATTCCATTTAGCTGCAATTCGAGAAATGTGCCGAGTTGCTAAAGAGGTGAGAATTTTTCCTTTATTAAATATATCGGGGGAAGTGTCACCAGTTCTAGAAAATGTGATGAATAAATTGGAAATGCAGGGTTATGATTTGGAAGTTCAACAAGTTTTATATGAATTTCAAAAAGGCGGCAACCAATTATTAAAGGTATGTCCGCCAAAATGA
- a CDS encoding DUF4864 domain-containing protein has product MQITDSDRAAIRFVIERQLEAFQHEDAFTAFSLATPGIQVTFQTPENFMEMVRSSYEAVYRPRSVIFENLAIVNGALAQPVLVLDPEGNPRRALYQMEKQPDGSWRINGCFLVPIEVQPSI; this is encoded by the coding sequence ATGCAAATTACAGATAGCGATCGCGCCGCCATCCGGTTTGTTATCGAACGCCAACTGGAAGCATTTCAGCATGAGGATGCCTTTACTGCTTTCTCGCTTGCTACCCCAGGAATTCAAGTTACTTTCCAAACCCCGGAAAACTTTATGGAAATGGTGAGATCTTCCTACGAAGCAGTCTACCGTCCTCGTTCCGTAATATTTGAAAACCTGGCAATTGTTAACGGTGCTTTAGCGCAACCAGTGTTGGTACTCGATCCTGAAGGAAATCCTAGAAGGGCACTTTACCAGATGGAAAAACAACCGGATGGCAGTTGGCGAATCAATGGTTGTTTTCTGGTTCCGATCGAAGTACAACCATCTATATAA
- the pckA gene encoding phosphoenolpyruvate carboxykinase (ATP), protein MVNSKTYPLNSLNMTTISRLEQSFFQVGESKNGKSHKLESLGIKNCGHVYRNLSVSQLVEHTLARQEGILGENGAVFVKTGKYTGRSPKDKFIVDEPGIHDEIDWNSVNLPISVEKFDQLYKKALAYMQGKDLYVFDGYVGADPQYRLGVRIINEFAWHNLFVHQLFIRPTAEELKYHHADVTVISVPGLQGDPESDGIHSEAFIVVNFLKGIVLIGGTHYAGEMKKSVFSFMNYLMTKRNVLPMHCAANMDENGNTALFFGLSGTGKTTLSADPQRRLIGDDEHGWSTQGIFNFEGGCYAKTIRLCQKNEPQIWEALRFGSLIENVTIDPEKRIPDYNDSSVTENTRAAYPVEFIPDCVIPGIGGHPKTVIFLTADAFGVLPPISKLTNRQAMYHFISGYTSNLAGTERGITEPQATFSSCFGKPFLPLSPIIYAEMLYDRIIEYNAEVYLVNTGWTGGPYGVGKRIAIADTRAMISAALNGGLNQVKFRHHPIFHILIPESVPGVDSNILDPIKTWADPEAYQEKAKALAEKFVENFKQYQRVPREIMEAAPGLG, encoded by the coding sequence ATGGTGAACTCAAAAACTTACCCCCTAAATTCCCTGAATATGACGACTATTAGCCGTTTGGAACAAAGCTTTTTCCAAGTAGGCGAATCGAAGAATGGAAAAAGCCATAAGTTAGAATCTTTAGGAATTAAAAACTGCGGTCATGTGTATCGTAATTTATCAGTATCGCAGTTAGTAGAACATACCTTAGCACGCCAAGAAGGTATTTTAGGTGAAAATGGTGCTGTGTTTGTGAAGACAGGTAAGTATACAGGTCGATCGCCAAAAGATAAGTTTATAGTTGACGAACCAGGCATTCATGATGAAATAGATTGGAATAGTGTTAACTTACCGATTTCTGTAGAAAAATTCGATCAACTATACAAAAAAGCACTTGCTTATATGCAAGGCAAAGATTTGTATGTTTTTGATGGTTATGTTGGTGCCGATCCGCAGTATCGGTTAGGTGTCAGAATCATTAATGAATTTGCGTGGCACAATTTATTTGTGCATCAATTGTTTATTAGGCCAACAGCAGAAGAACTCAAGTATCATCATGCAGATGTTACAGTAATTTCAGTTCCCGGCTTACAAGGCGATCCAGAAAGTGATGGGATTCATAGCGAAGCATTTATTGTAGTCAATTTCTTGAAAGGAATCGTTTTAATTGGTGGGACGCACTATGCTGGCGAAATGAAAAAATCCGTGTTTTCATTCATGAATTATTTAATGACGAAACGGAATGTTTTGCCGATGCACTGTGCAGCTAATATGGATGAAAATGGCAATACCGCTTTATTTTTTGGTCTTTCGGGTACGGGAAAAACTACTTTATCTGCCGATCCACAACGCCGTTTAATTGGTGATGATGAACATGGATGGTCAACGCAAGGAATTTTCAATTTTGAAGGTGGATGTTATGCTAAAACGATTCGCCTTTGCCAGAAAAATGAACCACAAATTTGGGAAGCTTTGCGTTTTGGGTCGTTAATTGAAAATGTGACTATTGACCCAGAAAAACGAATTCCTGATTACAACGATAGTAGTGTTACTGAAAATACTAGGGCTGCTTATCCAGTAGAATTTATTCCAGATTGTGTAATTCCGGGGATTGGTGGTCATCCAAAAACTGTAATCTTTTTAACCGCTGATGCTTTTGGTGTTTTGCCTCCCATTTCTAAACTCACAAATAGACAGGCAATGTATCATTTCATCTCTGGTTACACCAGTAATTTAGCTGGTACAGAACGGGGAATTACTGAACCGCAAGCGACTTTTTCTTCTTGCTTTGGCAAACCATTTTTACCTCTGTCTCCTATTATTTATGCGGAAATGTTGTACGACAGAATTATTGAATACAATGCCGAAGTATATCTGGTAAATACTGGTTGGACTGGTGGGCCTTATGGAGTGGGTAAACGAATTGCGATCGCAGATACCCGTGCGATGATATCAGCTGCTTTAAATGGTGGATTAAATCAGGTCAAATTCCGTCATCATCCTATTTTCCACATTTTAATTCCTGAATCAGTTCCGGGTGTAGATAGTAATATCTTAGATCCGATTAAAACATGGGCCGATCCAGAAGCATATCAAGAGAAAGCCAAAGCTTTAGCAGAAAAGTTTGTGGAAAACTTCAAGCAGTACCAACGAGTACCGCGAGAAATTATGGAAGCTGCACCTGGTTTAGGCTAA